The Aminithiophilus ramosus genome contains a region encoding:
- the nifS gene encoding cysteine desulfurase NifS — protein sequence MKAGIYMDYAATTFAAPEVVEAMMPYFTDSFENPSSLYSRSDGNKKALAEARRRVAAVIGAAPEEIYFTGSGSEADNWALKGAAFSPRRRGKHVVTTAVEHKAILETGHFLERNGFDVTYLPVDGKGLVRLDDVKAALRDDTVLLSVMFANNEVGAVQPVAELGALCRERGILFHTDAVQAATHLSIDVEAMKIDLLSMAAHKFYGPKGVGALYIRRGVVLDNLVHGGGQEKGRRAGTENVPLIVGMGKAAEMAMAEMEVERGRIASLRDDLIAKLRRAIPYARLNGPEGESRLPNNVNMSFIGVEGETLLLDLDLAGISASTGSACASASLEPSHVLMAMGLSHEEAHGSVRLTLGRRTTIAEIDAVVTALTEIVARRRAMSPLWEDFLKTKEA from the coding sequence CCCGTTCCGACGGGAACAAAAAGGCCCTGGCCGAGGCACGACGCCGCGTCGCCGCCGTGATCGGCGCCGCGCCCGAGGAGATCTACTTCACCGGCAGCGGGTCGGAGGCCGACAACTGGGCCCTCAAGGGCGCCGCCTTCTCGCCCCGCCGCAGGGGGAAACACGTCGTCACCACGGCCGTGGAGCACAAGGCCATCCTCGAGACGGGCCATTTCCTGGAGCGCAACGGCTTCGACGTGACCTACCTCCCCGTCGACGGGAAAGGGCTCGTCAGGCTTGACGACGTGAAGGCGGCCCTTCGGGACGACACGGTCCTTCTTTCCGTCATGTTCGCCAACAACGAGGTGGGAGCCGTCCAGCCCGTCGCCGAGCTGGGAGCCCTCTGCCGGGAGAGGGGAATCCTCTTCCACACCGACGCCGTCCAGGCCGCCACCCACCTTTCCATCGACGTCGAGGCCATGAAGATCGACCTTCTCTCCATGGCGGCCCACAAGTTCTACGGCCCCAAGGGGGTCGGAGCCCTCTACATCCGCAGGGGCGTCGTCCTGGACAATCTCGTCCACGGCGGCGGCCAGGAGAAGGGGCGCCGGGCCGGGACGGAGAACGTCCCCCTCATCGTCGGGATGGGGAAGGCGGCCGAAATGGCCATGGCCGAGATGGAGGTTGAGAGAGGACGCATCGCCTCCCTGAGGGACGATCTCATCGCCAAGCTCCGTCGGGCCATCCCCTACGCCCGCCTCAACGGCCCCGAGGGAGAAAGCCGCCTGCCGAACAACGTCAACATGAGCTTCATCGGCGTCGAGGGCGAGACGCTCCTTCTCGACCTCGATCTGGCGGGGATCTCGGCCTCGACGGGAAGCGCCTGCGCCTCGGCCTCTCTCGAACCCTCCCACGTCCTCATGGCCATGGGACTCTCCCACGAGGAGGCCCACGGCTCGGTGCGGCTCACGCTCGGGAGGCGCACCACGATCGCCGAGATCGACGCCGTCGTGACGGCCCTGACGGAGATCGTCGCCCGGAGACGGGCCATGTCCCCCCTCTGGGAGGACTTTCTGAAGACGAAGGAGGCCTGA
- the nifU gene encoding Fe-S cluster assembly scaffold protein NifU, translating to MLYSEIVMDHFRNPRNVGEIEDADGIGEVGNARCGDIMKMYIKVDDDRIVDVKFKTFGCASAIASSSMATEMILGKTIGEAWELSNRAVAQALDGLPPVKMHCSVLAEEAIHKAINDYRRRRGLEAWEEKSHDDLVEGHSHQGCGM from the coding sequence ATGCTTTACAGCGAAATCGTCATGGACCACTTCCGCAATCCCCGCAACGTGGGAGAGATCGAGGACGCCGACGGCATCGGCGAGGTGGGCAACGCCAGGTGCGGCGACATCATGAAGATGTACATCAAAGTCGACGACGACCGCATCGTCGACGTCAAGTTCAAGACCTTCGGCTGCGCCTCGGCCATCGCCTCGTCGAGCATGGCCACGGAGATGATCCTGGGCAAAACGATCGGCGAGGCCTGGGAGCTCTCGAACCGGGCCGTGGCCCAGGCCCTGGACGGCCTGCCTCCGGTGAAGATGCACTGCTCCGTCCTGGCCGAGGAGGCCATCCACAAGGCCATCAACGACTACCGGCGCCGCAGGGGCCTCGAGGCCTGGGAGGAGAAGAGCCACGACGACCTCGTCGAGGGGCACAGCCATCAGGGCTGCGGCATGTGA